In a genomic window of Thiolapillus brandeum:
- the rpoB gene encoding DNA-directed RNA polymerase subunit beta, producing the protein MAYSFTEKKRIRKDFAKRGSVLEIPFLLATQIDSYRKFLQADKKPDERDAQGLHAAFSSVFPIVSHNGSAALEYVSYRLGEPMFDVRECQLRGVTFAAPLRVLVRLVIYDRDAPANVKRIKDVKEQEIYMGELPLMTDTGTFVINGTERVIVSQLHRSPGVFFDHDKGKTHSSGKLLFSARVIPYRGSWLDFEFDPKDAVFVRIDRRRKIPATVLLRALGYNTQEILDYFFETDSFSFKGDKVLLDLVPARLRGETAGFDIKAGKKVIVEAGKRITARHIRVMEKEGVSQLEVPAEYLVGKTLAHDIVDPETGELLAAANDEITEELVAALQEKGIKAIKTLFTNDLDHGPYISETLRLDPTSTRLEAQVEIYRMMRPGEPPTKEAAQNLFHNLFFTPDRYDLSAVGRMKFNRRLGREETEGLGILYDGKYFGNRDDEISRELVKEYKDSSDIVDVLKTLVDIRDGKGTTDDIDHLGNRRVRCVGEMAENQFRVGLVRVERAVKERLTLAESEGLMPQEMINAKPVSAAIKEFFGSSQLSQFMDQNNPLSEITHKRRVSALGPGGLARERAGFEVRDVHPTHYGRVCPIETPEGPNIGLINSLAVYAKTNRYGFLETPYRVVKDGKATKEIHYLSAIEEGRFVIAQASADLDKNGKLTEELVSCRHQNEFALFTPDKVEYMDVSPKQIVSVAAALIPFLEHDDANRALMGSNMQRQAVPTLRAEKPLVGTGIERNVAVDSGVTVVAKRGGAVESVDASRIVVRVNDDETIAGESGVDIYNLTKYTRSNQNTCINQRPLVMVGDQVARGDVMADGPSTDMGELALGQNLRVAFMPWNGYNFEDSILISENVVKEDRFTTIHIEELTCQARDTKLGSEEITGDIPNVGEAALAKLDQSGIVYVGAEVKEGDILVGKVTPKGETQLTPEEKLLRAIFGEKASDVKDTSLRVKSGVSGTVIDVQVFTRDGVEKDARALEIQEAELERIRKDIADQQRIMEEDTFARVEKMISGKVAEGGPNRLKAGSKITKGYLSDLDRDQWFEIRLRNEEAQQQLEAIKKQVEEQRQKFRDYYEDKKRKLSTGDDLAPGVLKMVKVYVAIKRRIQPGDKMAGRHGNKGVISQIVPVEDMPFDENGRPVDIALNPLGVPSRMNIGQILETHLGFAAKGVGERIGEMLDAQAKMTELRKYLNDVYNFSGKQEDLKSFSDEEIIELAKNLRNGVPMATPVFDGATEEEIRHLLKLGGLPESGQCTLFDGRTGEQFERPVTVGYMYMLKLNHLVDDKMHARSTGPYSLVTQQPLGGKAQFGGQRFGEMEVWALEAYGAAYTLQEMLTVKSDDVNGRTRMYKNIVDGNHQMEAGMPESFNVLVKEVKSLGINIELEQD; encoded by the coding sequence ATGGCCTATTCGTTTACAGAGAAAAAACGCATCCGCAAGGATTTTGCAAAACGCGGAAGTGTTCTTGAGATCCCTTTTCTTCTTGCCACGCAGATCGATTCCTATCGCAAGTTTCTGCAAGCGGACAAGAAGCCTGATGAGCGTGACGCTCAGGGACTGCATGCGGCATTCAGCTCGGTTTTCCCCATCGTCAGCCACAATGGCAGCGCTGCCCTCGAGTATGTGAGCTATCGCCTTGGCGAGCCCATGTTCGATGTACGCGAATGCCAGTTGCGTGGTGTTACCTTTGCTGCGCCTCTGCGCGTGCTGGTACGCCTGGTCATCTATGACCGTGATGCGCCTGCCAACGTAAAGCGCATCAAGGACGTCAAGGAGCAGGAAATCTATATGGGTGAATTGCCACTCATGACGGATACCGGCACCTTTGTCATCAACGGTACAGAGCGGGTCATCGTATCCCAGTTGCACCGTTCCCCCGGCGTGTTCTTCGATCACGACAAGGGCAAGACTCATTCATCCGGCAAGCTGTTGTTCTCTGCCCGGGTGATCCCCTATCGCGGTTCCTGGCTGGATTTCGAGTTCGATCCCAAGGACGCGGTATTCGTGCGCATCGACCGCCGTCGCAAGATCCCTGCGACCGTATTGCTGCGCGCCCTGGGCTACAACACCCAGGAAATTCTCGATTATTTCTTCGAAACCGACAGCTTCAGTTTCAAGGGAGACAAGGTTCTTCTGGATCTGGTGCCTGCCCGCCTGCGGGGGGAAACAGCGGGTTTCGATATCAAGGCCGGCAAAAAGGTTATCGTGGAGGCGGGCAAGCGCATTACCGCACGCCATATCCGTGTCATGGAAAAAGAAGGTGTCAGTCAGCTGGAAGTGCCGGCAGAATACCTGGTAGGCAAGACCCTGGCGCATGACATCGTTGATCCGGAAACCGGTGAGCTGCTGGCGGCGGCCAATGATGAAATTACCGAAGAGCTGGTGGCTGCCCTGCAGGAAAAAGGTATCAAGGCAATTAAGACCCTGTTTACCAATGACCTGGATCATGGCCCCTACATCTCAGAGACCCTGCGTCTGGATCCCACTTCCACGCGCCTGGAAGCGCAGGTGGAAATCTACCGCATGATGCGCCCCGGCGAGCCGCCCACCAAAGAGGCCGCGCAGAACCTGTTCCACAATCTGTTCTTTACCCCCGACCGTTATGACCTTTCCGCCGTAGGCCGGATGAAGTTCAACCGCCGCCTGGGCCGGGAGGAGACCGAGGGTCTGGGTATTCTGTATGACGGAAAGTATTTCGGTAATCGGGACGACGAGATTTCCAGGGAACTGGTGAAGGAATACAAAGACAGCTCCGACATCGTGGATGTTCTCAAGACCCTCGTGGACATTCGTGACGGCAAGGGCACCACGGATGATATCGATCACCTGGGTAACCGCCGTGTGCGTTGTGTGGGCGAAATGGCCGAGAACCAGTTCCGCGTGGGGCTGGTGCGTGTAGAGCGTGCCGTCAAGGAGCGTCTGACCCTGGCTGAGTCCGAAGGACTCATGCCCCAGGAAATGATCAACGCCAAGCCGGTGTCTGCGGCGATCAAGGAATTCTTTGGTTCCAGCCAGCTGTCCCAGTTCATGGATCAGAACAACCCCTTGTCCGAGATCACCCACAAGCGTCGTGTTTCGGCCCTCGGTCCCGGTGGTCTGGCCCGGGAGCGTGCGGGTTTCGAGGTGCGGGACGTACATCCCACTCATTATGGTCGGGTATGCCCCATCGAGACGCCTGAAGGGCCGAATATCGGTCTTATCAACTCCCTGGCTGTTTATGCCAAGACCAACCGCTATGGTTTCCTGGAAACCCCTTACCGGGTCGTGAAGGACGGCAAGGCCACCAAGGAGATCCACTACCTGTCCGCTATCGAAGAAGGTCGTTTCGTGATCGCTCAGGCCAGTGCGGATCTGGACAAGAACGGCAAGCTTACGGAAGAACTGGTGTCCTGCCGACACCAGAATGAATTCGCCCTATTCACTCCGGACAAGGTGGAATACATGGACGTGTCGCCCAAGCAGATTGTTTCCGTGGCGGCAGCACTGATTCCCTTCCTGGAACATGATGACGCCAACCGCGCCCTCATGGGTTCCAACATGCAGCGCCAGGCGGTTCCCACCCTGCGTGCCGAGAAACCCCTGGTGGGCACCGGTATCGAGCGTAACGTGGCAGTGGATTCCGGTGTAACCGTGGTTGCCAAGCGCGGCGGTGCTGTGGAATCCGTGGATGCCAGCCGCATCGTGGTGCGGGTGAATGATGATGAAACCATTGCCGGCGAATCCGGTGTGGACATCTACAACCTGACCAAGTACACCCGCTCCAACCAGAATACCTGCATCAACCAGCGTCCCCTGGTGATGGTGGGCGATCAGGTGGCTCGTGGCGATGTCATGGCCGACGGTCCTTCCACGGACATGGGCGAACTGGCCCTGGGTCAGAACCTGCGTGTAGCCTTCATGCCATGGAACGGTTACAACTTCGAGGACTCCATTCTCATTTCCGAGAATGTCGTCAAGGAAGACCGTTTCACCACCATTCATATCGAGGAACTCACCTGCCAGGCCAGAGATACCAAGCTGGGCTCGGAGGAAATCACTGGCGATATCCCCAACGTGGGGGAAGCGGCTCTGGCCAAGCTGGATCAGTCCGGCATCGTCTATGTGGGCGCCGAGGTGAAGGAAGGCGACATCCTGGTGGGCAAGGTCACGCCCAAGGGTGAGACCCAACTGACCCCGGAAGAGAAACTGCTGCGTGCCATCTTTGGCGAGAAGGCCTCTGATGTCAAAGACACTTCCCTGCGGGTGAAGTCCGGGGTATCCGGTACGGTCATCGATGTGCAGGTGTTCACCCGTGATGGTGTGGAAAAGGACGCCCGTGCCCTTGAAATCCAGGAGGCTGAGCTGGAGCGCATCCGCAAGGATATTGCCGATCAGCAACGCATCATGGAAGAGGATACTTTTGCCCGGGTGGAGAAAATGATCTCCGGCAAAGTGGCCGAAGGTGGTCCCAATCGGCTCAAGGCGGGTTCCAAGATTACCAAGGGTTATTTGTCTGATCTGGATCGTGACCAGTGGTTTGAGATCCGTCTGCGGAATGAAGAGGCCCAGCAGCAACTGGAGGCCATCAAGAAACAGGTTGAGGAACAACGCCAGAAGTTCCGGGACTATTACGAAGACAAGAAGCGCAAGTTGTCCACGGGCGATGACCTGGCACCGGGTGTGCTGAAAATGGTCAAGGTTTACGTGGCCATCAAGCGCCGTATCCAGCCCGGGGACAAGATGGCCGGCCGCCATGGTAACAAGGGTGTTATTTCCCAGATCGTTCCCGTCGAGGACATGCCTTTCGATGAGAATGGACGTCCCGTGGATATTGCCCTGAACCCTCTGGGTGTACCTTCCCGGATGAACATTGGCCAGATTCTGGAAACCCACCTGGGCTTTGCTGCCAAGGGTGTGGGTGAACGCATCGGTGAGATGCTGGATGCCCAGGCGAAGATGACCGAGCTGCGCAAGTACCTCAACGACGTTTACAACTTCAGTGGAAAGCAGGAAGACCTGAAGTCCTTCAGCGATGAAGAGATCATCGAACTGGCGAAAAACCTGCGGAATGGTGTTCCCATGGCGACACCGGTATTCGATGGTGCTACCGAGGAAGAGATTCGCCATCTGCTGAAACTGGGCGGACTGCCGGAATCCGGTCAGTGTACGCTGTTCGACGGGCGTACCGGCGAGCAGTTCGAACGCCCGGTCACCGTGGGTTACATGTACATGCTCAAGCTCAACCATCTGGTGGATGACAAGATGCATGCCCGCTCTACAGGTCCTTACAGTCTGGTTACCCAGCAGCCGTTGGGTGGTAAGGCGCAGTTCGGCGGTCAGCGCTTCGGTGAGATGGAAGTCTGGGCCCTGGAGGCCTATGGTGCAGCCTATACCCTGCAGGAGATGCTTACCGTCAAGTCTGATGACGTGAATGGACGGACCCGCATGTACAAGAACATCGTGGACGGTAACCACCAGATGGAGGCCGGTATGCCCGAGTCCTTCAACGTACTGGTGAAAGAAGTGAAATCGCTGGGCATTAATATCGAGCTGGAGCAGGACTGA
- the rpoC gene encoding DNA-directed RNA polymerase subunit beta', with protein sequence MKDLLKILKQQGQNEEFDAIRIGLASPDMIRSWSFGEVKKPETINYRTFKPEREGLFCAKIFGPVNDYECLCGKYKRLKHRGVVCEKCGVEVTLSKVRRERMGHIELASPVAHIWYLKSLPSRIGLLLDMTLKSIERILYFESYVVIDPGMTMLERGQLMNDEQYLEAIEENGDEFDARMGAEAVNELLMSLDIPAEILRLREEIGATNSETKIKKIAKRLKLLESLEESGNRPEWMILKVLPVLPPELRPLVPLDGGRFATSDLNDLYRRVINRNNRLKRLLELTAPDIIVRNEKRMLQEAVDALLDNGRRGRAITGTNKRPLKSLADMIKGKQGRFRQNLLGKRVDYSGRSVIVVGPTLKLHQCGLPKRMALELFKPFIFAKLQSRGLATTIKAAKKLVDRGAAEVWDILENVIREHPVMLNRAPTLHRLGIQAFEPVLIEGKAIQLHPLVCTAFNADFDGDQMAVHVPLSLEAQLEARTLMMASNNILSAANGEPIIVPTQDVVLGLYYMTRERINGKGEGMMLADIAEARRAYESGQAELHARVKVRIDEEVLQEDGSYLPQQTIYDTTVGRAILWEIIPHRLSYEKLINTVLNKKAISRLVNTSYRELGLKETVVFADQLMYMGFRMAAKAGASVCADDMVVPAEKEALLAAAEKEVKEIEDQYASGLVTNGERYNKVIDIWSHANDQVAKAMMDQLGSETVIDRDGNKVKQDSFNSIFMMADSGARGSAAQIRQLAGMRGLMAKPDGSIIETPITANFREGLDVLQYFISTHGARKGLADTALKTANSGYLTRRLVDVAQDLVITGEDCGTENGLLMQPIIEGGDVVEALRERILGRVTAKDVYKPGSDDVLLEAGVLLDEALVDMLEEEGVDQVTVRSAISCEAQYGICSACYGRDLGRGHGVNIGEAVGVVAAQSIGEPGTQLTMRTFHIGGAASRSAAVSSIEVKNVGTVTLNNIKTVERGDGKLVAVSRSGEIIVHDTRGSERERYKLPYGAELQVKNGDAVEAGQLVATWDPHTHPVITEVAGTLRFVDFVDGVTVQTKTDDVTGLTSLEVMDPKQRPTSGKDLRPMVKLVDEKGNDINLAGTTLPANYVLPAGAVVSVQDGAQVGVGDVLARIPQESSKTRDITGGLPRVADLFEARKPKEPAILAEASGTIGFGKDTKGKQRLVITMSDGEQVESLIPKWRHVDVFEGEHVEKGEVIADGELNPHDILRLRGVTALAEYLVQEIQDVYRLQGVGINDKHIEVIIRQMLRKVEIVDGGDTKLLRGEQISRYRVLEENRKVEKEKGMPATWEPLLLGITKASLATESFISAASFQETTRVLTEASVRGAEDRLHGLKENVIVGRLIPAGTGLAFHEERRKRRHEESLAEGEPVEMANEDVEAVIKEALSSSEAAPEAES encoded by the coding sequence GTGAAAGATCTTTTGAAGATTCTGAAGCAACAGGGGCAGAACGAAGAGTTCGATGCCATTCGCATTGGTCTGGCCTCACCGGACATGATCCGGTCCTGGTCCTTTGGCGAGGTAAAGAAGCCCGAGACCATCAACTACCGTACCTTCAAGCCGGAGCGGGAAGGCCTGTTCTGCGCCAAGATCTTTGGCCCGGTGAACGACTACGAATGCCTGTGCGGCAAGTACAAGCGCCTCAAGCATCGTGGCGTGGTGTGCGAGAAATGCGGCGTGGAAGTCACCCTGTCCAAGGTGCGCCGGGAGCGCATGGGGCACATCGAACTGGCCAGCCCGGTTGCGCATATCTGGTATCTCAAGTCTCTGCCTTCGCGCATTGGCCTGCTGCTGGATATGACCCTGAAGAGCATCGAGCGCATCCTGTACTTCGAATCCTACGTGGTCATCGATCCCGGTATGACCATGCTCGAGCGCGGTCAGCTGATGAACGACGAGCAGTATCTCGAAGCCATTGAGGAGAATGGTGACGAGTTCGATGCCCGCATGGGTGCCGAGGCCGTCAACGAGCTGCTCATGTCTCTGGATATTCCCGCCGAGATCCTGCGTCTGCGCGAAGAGATTGGTGCCACCAATTCCGAGACCAAGATCAAGAAGATCGCCAAGCGTCTCAAGCTGCTGGAATCCCTGGAAGAGTCCGGCAACCGTCCCGAGTGGATGATTCTCAAGGTGCTGCCCGTGCTGCCCCCCGAGTTGCGTCCCCTGGTGCCACTCGACGGCGGGCGTTTCGCCACCTCGGATCTGAACGATCTGTACCGCCGGGTGATCAACCGCAACAACCGCCTCAAGCGTCTGTTGGAGCTCACCGCGCCGGACATCATTGTGCGCAACGAGAAGCGTATGCTCCAGGAAGCCGTGGATGCCCTGCTGGACAATGGCCGTCGCGGACGCGCCATCACCGGCACCAACAAGCGTCCCCTGAAATCCCTGGCCGATATGATCAAGGGCAAGCAGGGGCGCTTCCGCCAGAACCTCCTGGGCAAGCGCGTGGATTACTCCGGCCGTTCCGTTATCGTGGTGGGCCCGACTTTGAAACTGCACCAGTGCGGCCTGCCCAAGCGCATGGCCCTGGAGCTGTTCAAACCCTTCATCTTCGCCAAGCTGCAATCCCGTGGCCTGGCCACCACCATCAAGGCAGCCAAGAAGCTGGTGGATCGCGGCGCCGCGGAAGTCTGGGATATCCTGGAGAACGTCATCCGTGAACATCCGGTGATGCTCAACCGGGCGCCCACCCTGCACCGTCTGGGCATTCAGGCTTTCGAGCCCGTGCTCATCGAAGGCAAGGCCATTCAGCTGCATCCTCTGGTATGTACTGCCTTCAACGCCGACTTCGACGGCGACCAGATGGCGGTGCATGTGCCCCTTTCCCTGGAAGCCCAGTTGGAAGCACGTACCCTGATGATGGCGAGCAACAACATTTTGTCTGCTGCCAACGGTGAACCCATTATCGTACCTACCCAGGATGTGGTGCTGGGCTTGTACTACATGACCCGTGAACGCATCAACGGCAAGGGCGAAGGCATGATGCTGGCGGACATTGCCGAAGCGCGTCGTGCCTACGAGAGCGGCCAGGCAGAGCTGCATGCCAGGGTCAAGGTGCGTATCGACGAAGAAGTGTTGCAGGAAGACGGCAGTTACCTTCCCCAGCAGACCATTTACGATACGACTGTGGGCCGTGCCATTCTGTGGGAGATCATCCCTCACCGGCTGTCCTACGAAAAGCTCATCAATACCGTGCTCAACAAGAAGGCCATCTCCCGCCTGGTGAATACCAGCTACCGGGAACTTGGACTCAAGGAAACGGTAGTCTTTGCCGACCAGCTCATGTATATGGGCTTCCGCATGGCAGCCAAGGCCGGTGCTTCCGTATGTGCCGATGACATGGTGGTGCCCGCAGAGAAGGAAGCATTGCTTGCCGCCGCGGAAAAGGAAGTCAAGGAGATCGAGGATCAATATGCCTCTGGTCTGGTGACCAATGGTGAGCGCTATAACAAGGTCATCGATATCTGGTCCCATGCCAATGACCAGGTGGCCAAGGCGATGATGGATCAGCTGGGTTCGGAAACCGTGATCGACAGGGACGGCAATAAGGTCAAGCAGGATTCTTTCAATTCCATCTTCATGATGGCGGATTCCGGCGCCCGGGGTTCTGCGGCTCAGATTCGTCAGCTCGCCGGTATGCGGGGGCTTATGGCCAAGCCGGACGGCTCCATCATCGAAACGCCGATTACCGCCAACTTCCGGGAAGGTCTGGACGTACTTCAGTACTTTATCTCGACTCATGGTGCACGCAAGGGACTGGCGGATACGGCGCTGAAGACGGCCAATTCCGGTTATCTGACCCGGCGTCTGGTGGACGTGGCCCAGGATCTGGTGATCACTGGCGAAGACTGCGGTACGGAAAATGGTCTGCTGATGCAGCCCATCATCGAAGGTGGTGATGTGGTGGAAGCTCTGCGAGAGCGTATTCTGGGCCGGGTGACGGCGAAAGATGTCTATAAGCCTGGCAGTGATGACGTCCTGCTGGAAGCTGGTGTATTGCTGGATGAAGCTTTGGTGGATATGCTGGAAGAAGAGGGCGTGGATCAGGTAACCGTGCGTTCTGCAATCAGCTGTGAGGCCCAGTATGGTATTTGTAGTGCCTGCTATGGCCGTGACCTTGGTCGTGGCCATGGAGTGAATATCGGTGAGGCGGTAGGCGTGGTAGCAGCACAGTCCATCGGCGAACCTGGTACCCAGTTGACCATGCGTACCTTCCACATCGGTGGTGCGGCTTCCCGGTCTGCTGCAGTGAGCAGTATCGAAGTGAAGAACGTTGGTACTGTAACCCTGAATAACATCAAGACCGTTGAACGTGGTGACGGCAAGCTGGTGGCCGTGTCCCGTTCGGGTGAGATCATCGTTCATGATACACGCGGTTCCGAACGTGAGCGCTACAAGCTTCCCTACGGTGCCGAGCTGCAGGTGAAAAACGGCGATGCCGTGGAAGCCGGCCAGCTGGTGGCAACCTGGGATCCCCATACTCACCCGGTTATCACGGAAGTGGCGGGTACGCTGCGTTTTGTCGATTTTGTGGACGGCGTTACGGTACAGACCAAGACCGACGATGTCACCGGCCTGACTTCCCTGGAGGTCATGGACCCCAAACAGCGTCCCACCAGTGGCAAGGATCTGCGCCCCATGGTCAAACTGGTCGATGAAAAGGGCAATGACATCAACCTGGCTGGCACCACCCTGCCGGCCAACTACGTGCTGCCTGCGGGTGCAGTGGTCAGCGTTCAGGATGGCGCGCAGGTTGGCGTGGGCGATGTGTTGGCCCGCATTCCCCAGGAATCCTCCAAAACCCGCGATATCACGGGTGGTCTTCCCCGGGTTGCCGACCTGTTTGAAGCGCGTAAGCCCAAAGAACCCGCTATTTTGGCGGAAGCCAGTGGCACCATTGGTTTCGGCAAGGATACCAAGGGCAAACAACGTCTGGTGATCACCATGTCGGATGGCGAGCAGGTCGAGTCCCTGATTCCCAAATGGCGTCACGTGGATGTGTTCGAGGGCGAGCACGTGGAGAAGGGCGAAGTCATTGCTGATGGCGAATTGAACCCTCATGACATCCTGCGCCTGCGGGGTGTGACGGCACTGGCTGAATATCTGGTGCAGGAGATCCAGGATGTGTATCGCCTTCAGGGCGTAGGCATCAACGACAAGCATATCGAGGTCATCATCCGCCAGATGTTGCGCAAGGTGGAGATTGTCGATGGCGGTGATACCAAGTTGCTGCGCGGGGAACAGATTTCTCGTTACCGTGTCCTGGAGGAAAACCGCAAGGTAGAGAAAGAAAAAGGCATGCCTGCTACCTGGGAGCCTCTGCTTCTCGGCATCACCAAGGCATCCTTGGCTACGGAATCCTTTATCTCTGCCGCATCCTTCCAGGAAACCACCCGAGTGCTTACGGAAGCCTCTGTGCGTGGTGCCGAGGACAGGCTGCATGGTCTCAAGGAAAATGTCATCGTGGGCCGTCTGATCCCTGCTGGAACCGGATTGGCCTTCCATGAGGAGCGGCGCAAGCGCCGTCATGAGGAATCCCTGGCTGAAGGCGAACCGGTAGAGATGGCCAACGAAGACGTGGAAGCGGTCATCAAGGAAGCATTGAGCAGTTCGGAAGCGGCTCCGGAGGCTGAATCCTGA
- the rpsL gene encoding 30S ribosomal protein S12 yields the protein MATINQLVRKPRKRAVEKSNVPALEACPQRRGVCTRVYTTTPKKPNSALRKVARVRLTNGYEVSSYIGGEGHNLQEHSVVLIRGGRVKDLPGVRYHVVRGALDTSGVESRRQGRSKYGAKRPKS from the coding sequence ATGGCTACAATCAATCAGTTGGTGCGCAAGCCTCGCAAGCGCGCAGTAGAGAAGAGCAATGTGCCGGCCCTGGAGGCTTGTCCCCAGCGTCGAGGTGTGTGTACCCGTGTGTATACCACCACCCCCAAGAAGCCGAACTCGGCTTTGCGTAAGGTAGCGCGTGTTCGTCTGACCAATGGATATGAAGTGTCTTCCTACATCGGTGGTGAAGGGCATAATTTGCAGGAACACTCCGTGGTCCTGATTCGTGGCGGCCGGGTAAAGGATTTGCCGGGTGTGCGCTATCACGTAGTGCGTGGCGCGCTGGATACTTCCGGTGTCGAATCACGCCGCCAGGGTCGTTCCAAGTACGGTGCCAAGCGCCCGAAGAGCTGA
- the rpsG gene encoding 30S ribosomal protein S7: MARRRVAARREILPDPKFGSLTLAKFINMVMVDGKKSVAERVLYGALDQIAAKKGGDPLEALEQALENVRPVVEVKSRRVGGATYQVPVEVRPLRRNALAMRWLIEAARKRSEKSMADRLAGELMDASDSRGTAVKKKEDTHRMAEANKAFSHYRW, encoded by the coding sequence ATGGCAAGAAGAAGAGTAGCGGCACGCCGCGAGATTTTACCGGACCCAAAGTTTGGCAGCCTGACCCTGGCCAAGTTCATCAACATGGTCATGGTTGACGGCAAGAAGTCCGTGGCCGAACGCGTGCTGTATGGCGCCCTGGATCAGATCGCGGCCAAGAAAGGCGGCGATCCCCTGGAGGCCCTGGAGCAGGCCCTGGAGAATGTACGGCCCGTGGTGGAGGTGAAATCCCGCCGTGTTGGTGGTGCGACCTATCAGGTGCCCGTGGAGGTTCGTCCCCTGCGTCGTAACGCTCTGGCCATGCGTTGGCTCATCGAGGCAGCGCGGAAGCGTAGCGAGAAATCCATGGCGGACCGGCTTGCCGGTGAGCTCATGGATGCTTCTGATTCCCGCGGTACCGCGGTGAAGAAAAAGGAAGATACCCATCGCATGGCAGAGGCCAACAAGGCCTTCTCACACTATCGCTGGTAA